A stretch of the Bordetella genomosp. 8 genome encodes the following:
- the rpsK gene encoding 30S ribosomal protein S11, with translation MAKASTSGASRVRKKIKKNVSDGIAHVHASFNNTIITITDRQGNALSWATSGGAGFKGSRKSTPFAAQVAAETAGRVALEYGIKTLEVRIKGPGPGRESSVRALNALGIKISSIADITPVPHNGCRPPKRRRI, from the coding sequence ATGGCGAAAGCTTCCACCAGCGGCGCCTCGCGCGTGCGCAAAAAGATCAAGAAGAACGTTTCGGACGGCATTGCGCACGTCCACGCGTCCTTCAACAACACCATCATCACCATCACCGATCGCCAGGGCAATGCCTTGTCCTGGGCGACCTCGGGTGGCGCCGGCTTCAAGGGTTCGCGCAAGTCGACGCCGTTCGCGGCTCAGGTTGCCGCCGAAACGGCTGGCCGCGTGGCTCTGGAATACGGCATCAAGACGCTGGAAGTCCGCATCAAGGGGCCTGGCCCCGGTCGTGAGTCGTCGGTTCGTGCGCTGAACGCATTGGGCATCAAGATCTCGAGCATCGCCGATATCACGCCCGTTCCGCACAACGGCTGCCGTCCGCCGAAGCGTCGTCGTATTTAA
- the rpsM gene encoding 30S ribosomal protein S13, which translates to MARIAGINIPPHQHAEIGLTAIFGIGRTRARKICEAANVPTTKKVKDLTDAELERIREHVGVFTVEGDLRREVQLSIKRLIDLGTYRGMRHKRGLPVRGQRTRTNARTRKGPRRAAASLKK; encoded by the coding sequence ATGGCCCGTATTGCTGGCATCAACATTCCGCCGCATCAGCACGCCGAGATCGGCCTGACCGCCATTTTTGGCATTGGTCGTACGCGCGCCCGCAAGATTTGCGAAGCTGCTAATGTGCCCACGACCAAGAAGGTCAAGGATCTTACCGACGCCGAGCTGGAGCGTATCCGCGAACACGTCGGTGTGTTTACCGTCGAAGGCGATCTGCGCCGCGAAGTGCAACTGTCGATCAAGCGTCTGATCGACCTGGGCACCTATCGTGGCATGCGTCATAAGCGCGGTTTGCCCGTGCGCGGCCAGCGCACCCGCACCAACGCCCGTACCCGCAAGGGTCCGCGTCGTGCTGCGGCGTCCCTGAAGAAATAA
- the rpmJ gene encoding 50S ribosomal protein L36, with protein MKVLASVKRICRNCKIIKRHGVVRVICTDPRHKQRQG; from the coding sequence ATGAAAGTATTGGCATCGGTTAAGCGGATCTGCCGCAACTGCAAGATCATCAAACGTCACGGCGTGGTGCGTGTCATCTGCACCGACCCGCGGCACAAGCAGCGTCAGGGCTGA
- the infA gene encoding translation initiation factor IF-1, with protein MAKDDVIQMQGEVLENLPNATFRVKLENGHVVLGHISGKMRMHYIRILPGDKVTVELTPYDLTRARIVFRAK; from the coding sequence ATGGCAAAGGACGACGTCATACAGATGCAGGGCGAGGTTCTGGAGAACCTCCCCAACGCGACATTCCGCGTCAAGCTCGAAAACGGCCATGTGGTGCTGGGCCATATTTCCGGCAAGATGCGTATGCATTACATCCGGATCCTGCCGGGCGACAAGGTCACAGTGGAGCTCACGCCCTATGACCTGACGAGGGCCAGGATCGTGTTCCGCGCGAAGTAG
- the secY gene encoding preprotein translocase subunit SecY, translating into MANAQALGKTGPRYGDLKRRFVFLVLALVVYRLGTHIPVPGINPDALADLFRQNQGGILGLFNMFSGGALSRFSIFALGIMPYISASIIMQLMSVVVPSLEALKKEGEAGRRKITQYTRYGTVVLALVQAVGISVALESQPGLVTDPGMLFRFTTVVTLLTGTMFIMWLGEQITERGLGNGISILIFAGIVAGLPNALAGLLDLVRTNSMSVLSALFIVALVIVVTAFVVFVERGQRKITVNYAKRQVGNKIYGGQSSHLPLKLNMAGVIPPIFASSIILFPATITSWFSSSQHMRWLGDLAAALSPRQPLYITLYSAAIIFFCFFYTALVFNSRETADNLKKSGAFVPGIRPGEQTARYIDKILMRLTLAGALYITVVCLFPEFLVMRWNVPFYFGGTSLLIIVVVTMDFMAQVQAYMMSHQYDSLLKKANFKGSNSNLPMR; encoded by the coding sequence GTGGCTAACGCACAGGCACTGGGCAAGACCGGACCGCGATACGGCGATCTGAAGCGCCGTTTCGTATTCCTCGTGCTCGCACTGGTGGTCTATCGCCTGGGCACCCACATCCCCGTTCCGGGCATCAACCCGGACGCGCTGGCTGATCTGTTCCGGCAGAACCAGGGCGGGATCCTGGGCCTGTTCAACATGTTCTCCGGCGGAGCACTGTCGCGGTTCTCCATCTTCGCGCTGGGGATCATGCCGTACATCTCGGCATCCATCATCATGCAGCTGATGTCGGTGGTCGTCCCATCGCTGGAAGCGCTGAAGAAGGAAGGCGAGGCAGGTCGTCGCAAGATCACGCAGTACACGCGTTACGGCACGGTCGTGCTGGCGCTGGTGCAGGCGGTGGGTATTTCGGTGGCGCTGGAGTCGCAGCCTGGTCTGGTGACGGATCCCGGCATGCTGTTCCGCTTCACGACGGTGGTCACCCTGCTGACCGGCACCATGTTCATCATGTGGCTGGGCGAGCAGATCACCGAGCGCGGGCTGGGGAACGGGATTTCCATCCTGATCTTCGCCGGTATCGTGGCGGGGTTGCCGAACGCGCTGGCCGGCTTGCTGGACCTGGTGCGGACGAATTCGATGTCGGTGCTGTCGGCGCTGTTCATCGTCGCCCTGGTGATCGTGGTGACGGCCTTCGTGGTGTTCGTGGAACGCGGCCAGCGCAAGATCACGGTGAACTACGCCAAGCGCCAGGTCGGGAACAAGATCTACGGCGGCCAGAGCTCGCACCTGCCGCTGAAGCTGAACATGGCGGGCGTGATTCCGCCGATCTTCGCTTCGTCGATCATCCTGTTCCCGGCGACCATCACCAGCTGGTTCTCCAGCAGCCAGCACATGCGTTGGCTGGGTGACCTGGCCGCCGCGTTGTCGCCGCGTCAGCCGCTGTACATCACGCTGTATTCGGCCGCGATCATTTTCTTCTGCTTTTTCTATACGGCCCTGGTGTTCAACAGCCGCGAAACTGCAGACAACCTGAAGAAAAGCGGAGCCTTCGTCCCTGGTATCCGTCCCGGCGAACAGACCGCGCGCTATATCGACAAGATATTGATGCGCCTGACGCTGGCGGGAGCTTTGTACATCACCGTGGTGTGCCTGTTCCCCGAATTTCTGGTCATGCGTTGGAATGTGCCGTTCTACTTCGGCGGCACCTCGCTGTTGATTATTGTCGTGGTGACGATGGATTTCATGGCTCAGGTTCAGGCCTACATGATGTCCCACCAGTACGATTCATTGCTCAAGAAGGCAAACTTCAAGGGCTCGAATTCGAACCTGCCGATGCGTTAG
- the rplO gene encoding 50S ribosomal protein L15: MSEIQLNTLKPAEGSKHAKRRVGRGIGSGLGKTAGRGHKGQKSRSGGFHKVGFEGGQMPLQRRLPKRGFTPLGQHLYAEVRLSDLQKVPVDEIDVQVLKQAGVVGQQVRYAKVIKSGELSRKVVLKGITATAGARAAIEAAGGSLA, encoded by the coding sequence ATGTCTGAAATTCAACTCAACACGCTGAAGCCCGCCGAGGGCTCCAAGCATGCCAAGCGCCGTGTCGGCCGTGGCATCGGTTCCGGCCTGGGCAAGACGGCCGGCCGTGGCCACAAAGGTCAGAAATCGCGTTCGGGCGGCTTCCACAAGGTCGGTTTCGAAGGCGGCCAGATGCCGCTGCAGCGTCGCCTGCCCAAGCGTGGCTTCACGCCCCTGGGTCAGCACCTGTACGCCGAGGTCCGCCTGTCCGACCTGCAGAAGGTGCCCGTCGACGAAATCGACGTCCAGGTGCTGAAGCAGGCTGGCGTGGTTGGCCAGCAGGTCCGTTATGCCAAGGTCATCAAGTCTGGCGAACTGTCGCGCAAGGTCGTGCTGAAAGGCATTACCGCGACGGCCGGCGCTCGCGCCGCCATCGAAGCCGCGGGCGGCTCGCTCGCCTGA
- the rpmD gene encoding 50S ribosomal protein L30 has product MAQKQIKVTLVRSVIGTKQSHRDTVRGLGLRRINSSRVLQDTPEVRGMIRTVDYLVTVTEV; this is encoded by the coding sequence ATGGCTCAGAAGCAGATCAAAGTCACCCTGGTGCGCTCGGTTATCGGTACCAAGCAATCCCACCGCGACACCGTGCGCGGCCTGGGCCTGCGTCGTATCAATAGCTCGCGCGTCCTGCAAGATACGCCCGAGGTGCGCGGGATGATCCGTACTGTGGATTACCTGGTCACCGTCACGGAAGTCTAA
- the rpsE gene encoding 30S ribosomal protein S5, giving the protein MAKPQGKGAVEKENDDGLREKMIAVNRVSKVVKGGRTMSFAALTVVGDGDGRIGMGKGKAREVPVSVQKAMEQARRGLFKVALKNGTLYHTVVGKHGASTVLISPAPEGTGVIAGGPMRAIFEVMGVRNIVAKSLGSSNPYNMVRATLNGLRASMTPSEVAAKRGKTVEEILG; this is encoded by the coding sequence ATGGCTAAACCACAAGGCAAAGGCGCCGTGGAAAAAGAGAACGACGACGGCCTGCGCGAAAAGATGATCGCGGTGAACCGCGTCAGCAAAGTGGTCAAGGGCGGTCGCACGATGAGCTTCGCCGCGCTGACCGTGGTCGGTGACGGCGATGGCCGCATCGGCATGGGCAAGGGCAAGGCGCGTGAAGTGCCGGTGTCCGTCCAGAAGGCGATGGAACAGGCCCGTCGCGGCCTGTTCAAGGTCGCCCTGAAGAACGGCACCCTGTACCACACCGTGGTCGGCAAGCATGGCGCCTCCACCGTGCTGATTTCTCCGGCTCCCGAAGGTACCGGCGTGATCGCCGGCGGCCCGATGCGCGCGATCTTCGAAGTGATGGGCGTGCGCAACATCGTGGCCAAGAGCCTGGGTTCCAGCAATCCTTACAACATGGTTCGCGCCACGCTGAATGGCCTGCGCGCTTCCATGACGCCGTCGGAAGTTGCCGCCAAGCGTGGCAAGACCGTCGAAGAGATCCTGGGGTAA
- the rplR gene encoding 50S ribosomal protein L18 — translation MDKKTSRLRRAVPTRRKITELRVHRLSIFRSNLHIYANIISPEGDRVLVSASTLEAEVRNQLAGQTGRGGNKAAAELVGKRVAEKAKAAGIELVAFDRSGFRYHGRVKALADAAREAGLKF, via the coding sequence ATGGACAAGAAAACCTCCCGTTTGCGTCGTGCGGTTCCGACCCGCCGGAAGATCACCGAACTGCGCGTTCATCGCCTGTCGATCTTCCGCTCGAACCTGCACATCTACGCGAACATCATTTCGCCGGAAGGCGACCGCGTGCTGGTCAGCGCTTCCACGTTGGAAGCCGAAGTGCGCAACCAGCTCGCCGGCCAGACCGGACGTGGCGGCAACAAGGCCGCCGCCGAACTGGTGGGCAAGCGCGTGGCCGAGAAAGCCAAGGCCGCCGGCATCGAGCTGGTCGCCTTCGATCGCTCGGGCTTCCGTTACCATGGCCGCGTGAAGGCGCTGGCCGATGCCGCGCGTGAAGCCGGCCTCAAGTTCTAA
- the rplF gene encoding 50S ribosomal protein L6 yields MSRIAKYPVEVPKNVEVTLKEDQITVKGPLGTLEQALTGDVVVKLDEGKLTFVAANDGRHANAMSGTVRALVANMVTGVSKGFERKLNLVGVGYRAQVQGDVVKLQLGFSHDIEHKLPKGVSAKCPTPTEIIVAGANLQEVGQQAAKIRAYRKPEPYKGKGVRYADERVIIKETKKK; encoded by the coding sequence ATGTCACGTATAGCCAAATACCCGGTCGAAGTGCCGAAGAACGTCGAAGTGACGTTGAAGGAAGACCAGATCACCGTCAAGGGCCCGCTGGGCACGCTGGAACAAGCGCTGACGGGCGACGTCGTCGTCAAGCTGGATGAAGGCAAGCTGACCTTCGTCGCCGCGAACGACGGTCGCCATGCCAACGCCATGTCCGGCACGGTGCGCGCTCTGGTCGCCAATATGGTTACCGGCGTCAGCAAGGGTTTCGAGCGCAAGCTGAACCTGGTTGGCGTGGGTTACCGCGCTCAAGTGCAAGGCGACGTCGTCAAGCTGCAACTTGGTTTCTCCCACGACATCGAGCACAAGCTGCCCAAGGGTGTCTCCGCGAAGTGCCCCACGCCGACGGAAATCATCGTCGCGGGCGCCAATCTGCAGGAAGTGGGCCAGCAGGCCGCGAAGATCCGCGCCTATCGCAAGCCCGAGCCCTACAAGGGCAAGGGTGTGCGTTATGCGGATGAGCGCGTCATCATCAAAGAAACCAAGAAGAAGTAA
- the rpsH gene encoding 30S ribosomal protein S8, which produces MSMSDPIADMLTRIRNAQQVDKVTVTMPSSKLKAAIAAVLKDEGYIDGFEVKGNQAKPELEIALKYYAGRPVIERIERVSRPGLRIYKGRSNIPEVMNGLGVAIVSTSRGVMTDRKARANGVGGEVLCYVA; this is translated from the coding sequence ATGAGCATGAGCGATCCGATCGCCGATATGCTGACCCGCATTCGCAATGCGCAGCAAGTTGACAAAGTCACGGTGACCATGCCGTCGTCCAAGCTGAAGGCCGCTATCGCTGCCGTCTTGAAGGACGAAGGCTACATCGATGGTTTCGAGGTCAAGGGCAACCAGGCCAAGCCTGAGCTCGAGATCGCCCTGAAGTACTACGCTGGCCGCCCGGTCATCGAGCGCATCGAACGCGTCTCGCGCCCCGGCCTGCGTATCTACAAGGGCCGCAGCAACATCCCCGAGGTCATGAACGGCCTGGGCGTTGCCATCGTGTCGACCTCGCGTGGCGTCATGACCGACCGCAAGGCTCGCGCCAATGGCGTGGGCGGCGAAGTCCTGTGCTACGTGGCTTAA
- the rpsN gene encoding 30S ribosomal protein S14, which yields MAKLSLINRDIKRAKLADKFAAKRAALKAIIDDQSKTDEERYQARLKLQQLPRNANPTRQRNRCVVTGRARSVFSKFGLTRHKLREMAMKGEIPGITKASW from the coding sequence GTGGCCAAACTCTCACTCATCAATCGCGATATCAAGCGTGCCAAGCTGGCTGACAAATTCGCCGCCAAGCGCGCCGCACTGAAGGCGATCATCGACGATCAGTCGAAGACCGACGAAGAACGTTACCAAGCTCGGCTCAAGCTGCAACAGCTGCCGCGCAACGCCAACCCGACCCGCCAGCGCAACCGCTGCGTGGTGACGGGACGTGCGCGTAGCGTGTTCAGCAAGTTCGGCCTGACGCGCCACAAACTTCGCGAAATGGCGATGAAGGGTGAAATCCCCGGCATCACCAAGGCCAGCTGGTAG
- the rplE gene encoding 50S ribosomal protein L5, with amino-acid sequence MTRMQDLYRDKIAGELKEKFGYKSAMQVPRITKITLNMGVSEAVADKKVIEHAVSDLTKIAGQKPVITKTRKAIAGFKIREDYPIGCMVTLRGERMYDFLDRLVTVAFPRVRDFRGVSGRAFDGRGNYNIGVKEQIIFPEIEYDKIDALRGLNISITTTAKTDEEAKALLTAFSFPFRN; translated from the coding sequence ATGACTCGTATGCAAGACCTGTACCGCGACAAGATCGCTGGTGAGCTGAAGGAAAAGTTCGGCTACAAGAGCGCGATGCAAGTGCCGCGCATCACCAAGATCACGCTGAACATGGGCGTGTCCGAAGCCGTTGCCGACAAGAAAGTGATCGAGCACGCCGTTTCGGACCTGACCAAGATCGCCGGCCAGAAGCCCGTGATCACCAAGACCCGCAAGGCTATCGCCGGCTTCAAGATCCGCGAAGACTATCCGATCGGCTGCATGGTTACCCTGCGCGGCGAACGGATGTACGACTTCCTGGATCGCCTGGTGACCGTGGCCTTCCCGCGGGTGCGTGACTTCCGTGGCGTGTCCGGCCGTGCTTTCGACGGCCGCGGCAACTACAACATCGGGGTGAAAGAGCAGATCATTTTCCCCGAGATCGAGTACGACAAGATCGACGCGTTGCGTGGGCTGAACATCAGCATCACGACCACTGCCAAGACCGACGAAGAAGCCAAGGCGCTGTTGACGGCGTTCAGCTTCCCGTTTCGTAATTAA
- the rplX gene encoding 50S ribosomal protein L24 produces MNNIRKGDEVIVLTGRDRKRRGTVLQVVNADYVLVEGVNVVKKHTKPNPMANNPGGIVEKSMPIHISNVALFNPATGKGDRVGVKEVDGRRVRIFRSNGAEVGAKA; encoded by the coding sequence ATGAACAATATCCGCAAAGGTGACGAAGTCATCGTCCTGACCGGTCGTGACAGGAAGCGTCGCGGCACCGTGCTGCAGGTCGTGAATGCCGATTACGTGCTGGTCGAAGGCGTGAACGTCGTCAAGAAGCACACCAAGCCGAATCCCATGGCCAACAACCCGGGCGGCATCGTCGAAAAGTCGATGCCTATCCATATTTCCAACGTCGCGCTGTTCAACCCGGCTACGGGCAAGGGCGACCGCGTGGGCGTCAAGGAAGTCGACGGCCGCCGGGTCCGCATCTTCCGTTCCAATGGTGCCGAAGTCGGCGCCAAGGCGTAA
- the rplN gene encoding 50S ribosomal protein L14 has protein sequence MIQMQTTLDVADNTGARRVRCIKVLGGSKRRYAGIGDIIKVSVIDAAPRGRVKKGEIYNAVVVRTASGVRRKDGSLIRFPGVNGNAAVLLNAKKEPIGTRIFGPVTRELRTEQFMKIVSLAAEVL, from the coding sequence ATGATCCAAATGCAGACCACGCTGGACGTGGCCGACAACACTGGTGCGCGCCGCGTGCGTTGCATCAAGGTGCTCGGCGGCTCCAAGCGCCGTTATGCCGGTATCGGCGACATCATCAAAGTCAGCGTCATCGACGCCGCCCCGCGCGGTCGCGTCAAGAAGGGCGAAATCTACAACGCCGTCGTCGTGCGTACCGCCAGCGGCGTGCGCCGCAAGGACGGTTCGCTGATCCGCTTTCCCGGCGTCAACGGCAATGCGGCCGTTCTGCTGAACGCCAAGAAAGAACCGATCGGCACCCGCATTTTCGGACCCGTGACCCGTGAGCTGCGTACCGAGCAGTTCATGAAGATCGTGTCGCTCGCGGCCGAAGTGCTGTAA
- a CDS encoding aspartyl/asparaginyl beta-hydroxylase domain-containing protein: MNPSAPASSPTLLSRSFFALIDWLHNGIAKASLVGDHPIFDNAQFPWITELESQAPAIRAELMDVLADRERLPAFHELSPDVATITTDDQWKTFVFMAYGLSSARNMARCPATTRALERIPGIRTAFFSILEPGKRIPLHRGPYNGVLRLHLGLVVPEPRERCWIEVNGQRYVWKEGEAVVFDDLYPHEVHNDTDGVRVVLFVDFERPCRLPMRWINLLILALAPMTSEIRQGKANHDLWEKDYYGGDKG, from the coding sequence TTGAATCCGTCAGCGCCCGCATCCTCCCCCACGCTGTTATCGCGTTCCTTCTTCGCGCTGATCGACTGGCTGCACAACGGCATCGCCAAGGCATCCCTGGTCGGCGACCATCCCATTTTCGACAATGCGCAGTTTCCATGGATAACGGAGCTGGAGTCCCAGGCCCCGGCCATCCGTGCGGAACTGATGGACGTCCTGGCCGACCGGGAGCGGTTGCCGGCTTTCCATGAGCTGTCGCCCGACGTGGCGACCATCACCACCGACGACCAGTGGAAGACCTTCGTCTTCATGGCATATGGCCTGTCTTCGGCGCGCAATATGGCGCGGTGTCCCGCCACCACCCGCGCCCTGGAGCGCATTCCGGGCATACGCACCGCCTTCTTCTCCATCCTGGAGCCCGGCAAGCGCATCCCCTTGCACCGCGGCCCCTATAACGGGGTGCTGCGGCTGCACCTCGGCCTGGTGGTTCCGGAGCCGCGCGAGCGCTGCTGGATCGAGGTAAACGGGCAACGCTATGTCTGGAAGGAAGGCGAAGCGGTCGTTTTCGACGATCTGTACCCCCACGAGGTCCATAACGACACCGATGGGGTGCGCGTGGTCCTCTTCGTCGATTTCGAGCGGCCCTGCCGGCTGCCCATGCGCTGGATCAACCTGCTGATCCTGGCGCTGGCGCCCATGACCAGCGAGATCCGCCAGGGCAAGGCCAACCACGATCTGTGGGAAAAAGACTACTACGGCGGGGATAAGGGATAA
- a CDS encoding LysR family transcriptional regulator yields the protein MQHLDLTALRYFSVAAATGSIRLASARLHVTPSAISRQIAKLEHRLGTVLFERRPTGVVLTASGQLLAAEMEAIYGNLSRVQTLIGDLEGLRRGEVVIHCLEGAIDTWLPAVIARYHAQHPGIEFNVVVSSTDRAAEAVAAGRCDVALMFKAPPRREIEVIASGVEPLVAVVSPTHALARRRSISVAELLRHKLAMPDASYSLRQLFDRYLKQAGAEAPCLLTANSIAMIRSIVRRGAAVSVLPHLSAQYDCQLGLLKAVAISRAGALRAEVQLCVRRDRPLTAAARRAVQLMTEAFDGLFTAPAS from the coding sequence ATGCAACACCTCGATCTGACCGCGCTGCGGTACTTCTCGGTAGCCGCGGCGACAGGCTCCATACGCCTGGCTTCCGCACGGCTGCATGTCACCCCGTCGGCCATCAGCCGGCAAATCGCCAAGCTGGAGCACCGGCTGGGTACGGTGCTGTTCGAGCGCCGGCCCACCGGCGTCGTCCTGACCGCATCCGGACAGTTGCTGGCGGCCGAAATGGAAGCGATATACGGCAATCTGTCGCGCGTGCAGACGCTGATCGGCGACCTGGAGGGGCTGCGGCGCGGCGAAGTGGTCATCCACTGCCTGGAAGGCGCCATCGACACGTGGCTGCCCGCGGTGATCGCGCGGTATCACGCGCAACACCCCGGCATCGAATTCAACGTGGTGGTTTCGAGCACCGACAGGGCCGCCGAGGCCGTCGCGGCCGGCCGTTGCGATGTCGCGCTGATGTTCAAGGCGCCGCCACGCCGTGAAATCGAGGTGATCGCCAGCGGCGTCGAGCCGCTGGTGGCGGTCGTCAGCCCCACCCATGCGCTGGCGCGCCGGCGATCGATTTCCGTTGCCGAACTGCTGCGCCACAAGCTGGCGATGCCGGATGCCAGCTATAGCCTGCGCCAGCTGTTCGACCGCTACCTGAAGCAGGCGGGCGCGGAAGCGCCATGCCTGCTCACGGCGAACTCCATCGCCATGATCCGCAGCATCGTGCGTCGGGGCGCCGCGGTGTCTGTCCTGCCGCACCTGTCGGCGCAATACGATTGCCAGCTCGGGCTGCTGAAGGCCGTGGCCATCTCGCGCGCCGGGGCACTGCGCGCGGAGGTGCAGCTATGCGTTCGTCGCGACCGTCCGCTGACCGCCGCCGCGCGCAGGGCGGTGCAGCTGATGACGGAGGCCTTCGACGGCTTGTTTACCGCCCCGGCCTCCTGA
- a CDS encoding Bug family tripartite tricarboxylate transporter substrate binding protein: MNSALKYQPARPLARGFLRHAVLASALLCAALPALSAQAAEPAYPSRPVKIIVGFPPGGAGDLMARLVAERLGRSLQQTFVVENRAGAGSTIGAGLVARADPDGYTLLLGVTASQTIAPSIYSNLSYDSAKAFAPVAMLATIPVALVVNPDVPAHTPKELVQVARRANPPLSFASSGIGAIPHLTAEIFQQAQGVKMLHVPFKGASPAMTELLAGRVQLMFDHLPSVLPSIRAGKLRVLGIAGAKRAEALPDVPTLGESGVEGVEVRSWFGLLAPAGTPEPIIDKLNAEIVKAFATPEARTALANMGAEPQVTTPQAFAEIIRADTAQWAAIIKKNGIKAE, from the coding sequence ATGAACAGCGCTTTGAAATACCAGCCCGCGCGACCGCTCGCGCGCGGCTTCCTGCGGCATGCCGTGCTTGCGTCGGCTCTGTTGTGCGCCGCCCTGCCCGCACTTTCCGCCCAGGCGGCGGAGCCTGCCTATCCATCCCGACCCGTGAAGATCATCGTCGGATTTCCGCCCGGCGGCGCCGGCGACCTCATGGCGCGGCTGGTGGCGGAACGCCTGGGCCGCTCCTTGCAGCAGACCTTCGTGGTGGAAAACCGTGCCGGCGCCGGCAGCACCATAGGCGCGGGACTGGTGGCGCGCGCGGATCCGGACGGCTACACCCTGCTGCTCGGCGTAACGGCCAGCCAGACGATCGCGCCGTCGATCTATTCGAACCTGTCCTACGACAGCGCCAAGGCCTTCGCGCCGGTGGCCATGCTCGCCACCATCCCGGTCGCGCTCGTCGTCAACCCGGATGTGCCGGCGCATACGCCGAAAGAGCTGGTCCAGGTCGCGCGCCGGGCCAACCCGCCCCTGAGTTTCGCGTCCAGCGGCATCGGCGCGATCCCTCATCTCACTGCCGAGATCTTCCAGCAGGCCCAGGGCGTGAAGATGCTGCACGTACCCTTCAAGGGAGCCTCGCCGGCGATGACCGAGTTGCTGGCGGGACGGGTGCAGCTCATGTTCGACCACCTGCCATCGGTCCTGCCGTCGATCCGCGCCGGCAAGCTGCGGGTGCTGGGAATCGCGGGCGCCAAGCGCGCCGAGGCCTTGCCTGACGTGCCGACGCTGGGCGAAAGCGGCGTCGAAGGCGTGGAGGTGCGTTCCTGGTTCGGCCTGCTCGCGCCAGCCGGCACGCCCGAACCCATCATCGACAAGCTCAACGCGGAGATCGTCAAGGCCTTCGCCACGCCCGAGGCCCGGACGGCGCTGGCCAATATGGGCGCGGAGCCCCAGGTCACCACGCCCCAGGCCTTCGCGGAAATCATCCGGGCCGACACCGCGCAGTGGGCCGCCATCATCAAGAAGAACGGCATCAAGGCCGAATAG
- a CDS encoding Rid family hydrolase has protein sequence MSVKIITLPGSPPPLAPYSPATRAGNTIYVSGMLAIGANGETVGVGDVRAQTRHVLESIKAVLAAAGATMNDIAFNQIFVKDLADYAAVNEVYAAYFPSNPPARYCIRADLVRPEFLVEIASTAYVGD, from the coding sequence ATGAGCGTAAAAATCATCACCCTGCCCGGTTCCCCTCCCCCGCTCGCGCCATATTCCCCGGCGACGCGCGCAGGCAACACCATCTATGTGTCCGGCATGCTCGCCATCGGCGCCAATGGCGAAACCGTAGGGGTAGGCGACGTACGGGCGCAGACGCGCCACGTGCTCGAATCCATCAAGGCGGTCCTTGCCGCGGCCGGCGCGACCATGAACGACATCGCGTTCAACCAGATCTTCGTCAAGGACCTGGCGGACTACGCCGCGGTGAACGAGGTATACGCGGCGTATTTCCCCAGCAATCCGCCCGCGCGCTACTGCATACGGGCCGACCTGGTCAGGCCGGAATTCCTGGTCGAGATCGCGTCGACCGCATACGTGGGAGACTGA